Proteins encoded together in one Ogataea parapolymorpha DL-1 chromosome III, whole genome shotgun sequence window:
- a CDS encoding Inositol hexakisphosphate and diphosphoinositol-pentakisphosphate kinase, producing MSSLPQLGVDSDTEHEEIGTLPERTYSSHSNTSVDSMQAIEEEDEENDMDPVPLTAHSLEQHKRAIATIAPILEDFVPVLSKSEVLSPTNNALSRTVSNISSLSIGHQMPPNSQGSPQHETTGAENSPVTSENALNFSDGRTLSATSSNGVSASSSGVNLQHKNRTSSISVSEVSGPKLPKIGTIGVCAMDNKVLSKPCRQILNRLIENGEFDTVIFGDKVILDEAIENWPTCDFLISFFSSGFPLDKAIAYQKLRKPFTINDLVMQKVLWDRRLCLQILQAAGVPTPKRLVISRDGGPFVDDELKAKLEKLGVDTSEVPEPDWKMLDEDTLYVDGETIKKPFVEKPVDGEDHNVYIYYAKENGGGGRRLFRKIGNKSSEFDPNLNMIRTEGSYIYEKFIDTDNFEDVKAYTVGTEFCHAETRKSPVVDGIVRRNTHGKEVRYLTKLSQEEREIAKKVSRAFEQTICGFDLLRTSGKSYVIDVNGFSFVKDNEGYYDQCASILRQTFLKAKSERLKNSATITSEEKKQKWVFKGMISVVRHADRTPKQKFKYSFKSPIFISLLKGYKEEVIIRELRDLKIVLQTVRVAQEQQLEDETKLMQLATALEKKMNFPGTKVQLKPSLNDKGDIEKVQLIIKWGGEPTHSARYQASDVGEQLRQDIQLLNKDALKDVQIYTSSERRVVASAQLFAKSFIAENELPEDFLQVRKDLLDDSNAAKDLMDKVKKKLKPLLRQGKEAPPQFAWPPRMPEPFVVIKRVVELMNHHRKIMEKNFETKDVENFQKEWCCGEDPYLFRERWDKLFQEFVSVEKVHPSKISELYDTMKYDALHNRDFLQKIFISDDREDTGQLGCSLVRQYPINVLAMNNFKVNDSSLDNSSPSNSSNPAGSIGWVLSSSYKPSSRDDHSSPFDDPKYNLLRELYRLAKVLFDFICPQEYGIEEHEKLDIGLLTSLPLARQIMSDISAIKETDKAATRVYFTKESHIYTLLNIIYESKLPMKIARNALPELDYLSQIVFELYESEDSVGGKTHSIRLLLSPGCHTQDPLDVQLDEKHYISCIRRISLTRHLDMDFMQQKLKSRFSRVSLPKRFTPVNISSPLAEAKP from the coding sequence ATGAGCTCTCTTCCTCAACTGGGAGTAGATTCCGATACAGAACACGAGGAGATAGGCACATTGCCAGAAAGAACATACTCGAGCCATTCTAACACTTCTGTGGACTCCATGCAGGCCAtagaggaagaagacgaggaaaacgaTATGGACCCGGTGCCTTTGACTGCGCATTCTTTGGAACAGCATAAAAGGGCCATTGCCACAATTGCTCCtattttggaagattttGTACCTGTTCTTTCCAAGTCCGAGGTGCTGAGTCCGACTAACAACGCTCTCTCCCGTACTGTCTCGAATATCAGCTCGCTAAGCATTGGCCACCAGATGCCTCCCAATAGTCAGGGCAGTCCGCAACACGAAACTACGGGAGCTGAAAACTCTCCTGTCACCTCTGAAAATGCATTAAATTTCAGTGACGGCAGAACACTATCGGCTACCTCATCGAACGGCGTTTCTGCCTCGAGTTCAGGAGTCAATTTACAGCATAAGAACAGAACGTCTTCAATTTCCGTCTCTGAGGTGTCTGGCCCAAAATTGCCCAAGATTGGAACTATTGGTGTGTGTGCAATGGACAACAAGGTACTGAGTAAGCCATGCAGGCAGATTTTGAACCGCTTAATCGAGAACGGCGAGTTCGACACCGTGATATTTGGTGACAAGGTTATATTGGACGAAGCCATTGAAAACTGGCCAACCTGCgattttttgatttcgttcttttccagcGGGTTCCCTCTTGACAAGGCAATCGCGTACCAGAAATTGCGCAAGCCGTTCACCATCAACGATTTGGTGATGCAGAAAGTGCTCTGGGATAGACGGCTTTGtctccaaattcttcaaGCGGCTGGTGTTCCTACGCCAAAAAGATTGGTGATTTCCAGAGACGGCGGCCCCTTTGTGGACGATGAGCTGAAGGCCAAACTGGAGAAGTTGGGAGTGGATACCTCAGAGGTGCCGGAGCCAGACTGGAAGATGCTAGATGAAGACACTTTGTATGTTGATGGCGAAACCATCAAGAAGCCGTTTGTGGAAAAACCCGTCGATGGTGAGGACCATAACGTGTACATCTACTATGCTAAGGAAAATGGCGGTGGTGGCCGCAGACTTTTCCGCAAAATTGGCAACAAGTCGTCTGAGTTTGATCCGAACCTGAACATGATCAGAACTGAGGGATCGTATATCTATGAGAAGTTCATCGATACGGACAACTTTGAAGACGTCAAGGCATACACTGTCGGCACCGAGTTCTGCCACGCAGAGACAAGAAAGTCGCCAGTGGTGGACGGCATTGTGCGCAGGAATACACATGGCAAGGAGGTCAGATATCTTACGAAGTTGTCGCAGGAGGAAAGGGAAATTGCGAAGAAGGTTAGCCGGGCGTTCGAACAGACGATTTGCGGGTTCGATCTGCTGAGAACAAGCGGCAAGAGTTATGTCATCGACGTCAACGGCTTTTCTTTTGTGAAAGACAACGAGGGTTACTACGATCAATGTGCCTCGATTCTGAGACAAACGTTTTTGAAGGCCAAGAGCGAGCGTCTGAAGAACTCGGCTACAATAACTTCagaggagaagaaacagaaatgGGTGTTCAAAGGCATGATTTCTGTGGTGAGACACGCAGACAGAACACCGAAACAGAAGTTCAAGTATTCGTTCAAGTCGCCCATATTTATATCTCTGCTCAAGGGTTATAAGGAGGAGGTTATTATTCGCGAGCTTCGAGACCTAAAGATTGTTCTTCAGACCGTGCGTGTGGCCCAGGAGCAGCAATTGGAGGACGAAACAAAATTGATGCAGTTGGCCACAGCCttggaaaagaagatgAATTTCCCAGGTACTAAAGTTCAGCTGAAGCCCTCACTCAATGACAAGGGTGACATTGAAAAAGTACAATTAATCATCAAATGGGGCGGAGAGCCTACCCACTCGGCCAGATACCAGGCTTCGGACGTGGGAGAGCAGTTACGACAGGATATTCAGCTGCTGAATAAAGACGCTCTGAAAGATGTGCAGATCTACACTTCATCAGAAAGGAGAGTCGTTGCATCGGCGCAGCTCTTCGCCAAATCGTTCATCGCGGAGAACGAGCTGCCTGAAGACTTTCTGCAGGTCCGCAAAGATCTTCTGGATGATTCGAATGCCGCCAAGGATCTGATGGACAAGGTCAAAAAGAAGTTGAAGCCATTGTTAAGACAAGGCAAAGAGGCTCCTCCACAGTTTGCCTGGCCTCCACGGATGCCGGAACCGTTCGTGGTGATTAAGCGAGTTGTGGAGCTGATGAACCACCATCGCAAAATCATGGAGAAGAATTTCGAGACCAAGGACGTCGAAAACTTCCAGAAGGAGTGGTGTTGTGGTGAGGATCCGTACCTGTTCAGAGAGAGGTGGGACAAGTTGTTCCAGGAGTTCGTCAGCGTTGAAAAAGTGCACCCGTCGAAAATCAGCGAGCTCTACGACACAATGAAATATGACGCTCTACACAACCGCGACTTTTTGCAGAAGATCTTCATCAGCGACGACCGTGAGGACACTGGCCAGCTAGGCTGCTCTCTGGTCAGACAGTATCCTATCAATGTTCTTGCTATGAACAACTTCAAGGTGAacgactcgtcgctcgacAACTCGTCTCCATCGAACTCATCCAACCCAGCAGGCTCGATCGGTTGGGTTctttcgtcctcgtacaAGCCGTCGTCCCGCGACGACCATAGCTCTCCGTTTGACGATCCAAAATACAACCTTTTGCGAGAACTGTACAGACTGGCCAAGGTTCTATTCGACTTCATCTGTCCTCAGGAATACGGTATTGAAGAGCACGAGAAACTGGATATTGGACTGCTTACGTCGCTCCCATTGGCCAGACAGATCATGAGCGACATCTCTGCCATCAAGGAGACTGACAAGGCCGCCACACGCGTGTATTTCACCAAAGAATCACATATCTACACACTGCTAAACATTATCTACGAGTCGAAGCTGCCAATGAAAATTGCCCGGAACGCGCTTCCCGAACTCGACTACCTGTCGCAGATTGTGTTCGAGCTCTACGAGTCGGAGGACAGTGTGGGTGGCAAGACGCATTCTATCAgactgctgctgtcgcCGGGCTGCCATACCCAGGACCCGCTGGATGTCCAGTTGGACGAAAAACACTACATCTCGTGTATCCGCCGGATCAGTCTGACCAGACACCTGGACATGGACTTTATgcagcagaagctgaagagcCGGTTCTCCAGAGTGTCGCTGCCTAAACGGTTCACTCCAGTGAACATCTCGAGTCCGTTGGCAGAGGCCAAGCCTTAA
- a CDS encoding Ribose-phosphate pyrophosphokinase 1, with the protein MRKCKVFVGNSHPKLGQLVCEKLGIDPAPVTLKKFANGETSVQIGVSVRDEDVYIIQSGSPETNDHIMELLILISACRGGSAAKITAVIPQFPYSKQSKMKKHRGAITARMLANLLIMAGADHVVSMDLHASQMQGFFSKPVDNLYAGPTLAHWIRQNIEDYSEAVVVSKNPGGTKRVTALADQLKVNFAMIHTDRRRTRDGFMGKKVRGKQPAAKINTTENGEVEQENVIVSTDIQTARIVKGHVVEDTSAPHEEPQVQHTSDIANDNSDDEDEPEFNASEKLITLVGNVQNRPAIIVDDMIDKHTSFIAAAEHLRMNCGAKKCYVVATHGIFANDCLERLNECEYIDGIIVTNTYPISETKAQNCKKLTVIDVSPIFAECIRRDHFGESISVLFDSLAVIT; encoded by the coding sequence ATGAGAAAGTGCAAGGTATTTGTGGGGAACTCCCACCCCAAGTTGGGACAGCTAGTGTGCGAGAAGTTGGGTATCGACCCTGCTCCAGTCACTCTCAAGAAATTTGCCAATGGAGAGACTTCTGTGCAGATAGGTGTTTCTGTCAGAGACGAGGACGTGTACATCATCCAGTCGGGCTCGCCAGAGACCAATGACCATATTATGGAGCTGTTGATTCTGATTTCTGCGTGCAGAGGTGGTTCTGCAGCAAAGATCACTGCCGTCATTCCTCAGTTCCCCTACTCCAAGCAATCGAAGATGAAAAAACACCGTGGGGCCATCACGGCGCGTATGTTGGCCAATCTGCTGATTATGGCTGGCGCTGACCACGTGGTGTCGATGGATTTGCACGCTTCGCAGATGCAGggctttttctccaagcCGGTGGATAATCTGTACGCGGGCCCCACGCTGGCCCACTGGATCCGCCAGAACATCGAGGACTACAGCGAGGCGGTTGTAGTGTCGAAAAATCCGGGCGGAACGAAGCGAGTGACGGCCCTGGCCGACCAGCTCAAGGTCAACTTTGCCATGATCCACACCGACAGAAGGCGGACCAGAGACGGGTTCATGGGCAAAAAAGTGAGAGGAAAGCAGCCGGCCGCCAAGATTAACACCACCGAGAACGGCGAGGTCGAACAGGAAAATGTCATAGTAAGCACAGACATCCAGACTGCGAGAATCGTGAAAGGACATGTGGTAGAGGATACCTCTGCTCCGCACGAGGAGCCGCAGGTGCAGCACACCTCTGACATTGCGAATGACAACtcagacgacgaggacgagcccGAGTTCAACGCCAGCGAGAAGCTGATCACTTTGGTCGGAAACGTCCAGAACAGACCAGCCATCATTGTCGACGATATGATTGACAAGCACACCTCGTTcattgctgctgcagagcaTTTGAGAATGAACTGCGGTGCCAAAAAGTGCTACGTGGTGGCTACGCACGGGATATTTGCCAACGACTGTCTCGAGAGACTGAATGAATGCGAGTATATCGACGGCATCATTGTCACCAACACGTATCCGATCTCTGAAACCAAGGCCCAAAATTGCAAAAAACTCACCGTCATCGACGTTTCGCCGATCTTCGCCGAGTGTATCAGAAGAGATCATTTTGGCGAAAGCATCAGCGTGCTGTTCGACTCTCTGGCCGTGATAACCTAG
- a CDS encoding mannosyltransferase KTR4, producing MLLNKRFIRLSAGIVALVFILGLTLHAARETQTLKGASQMFDSYRTDLQGYITKTASKYKKMTAKEVKQALTFKHGAFPEGTPKETIVEEQMKFHREVLSKKIDEPKGMKLVHKQDGDTNYELANATLLSLVRNSELDGIVSSIRQLEETWNWRYNYPFTFINDEEFTPEFKKRVEEVCSGKVYYEIIPKSIWEKPANIDPVLYKNGIAKLTENKVNYASLESYHNMCRFNSGWFYRLEGLKKFKYYWRVEPNVDFFCKVDYDVFKFMRDNELTYGFTVSLYDEPLTIETLWKTTVDFCLAHPEYVHPNGAFKWLTENQQNPQNTNGAGGYSTCHFWSNFEIADMDFYRGEAYSKWFDALEAAGGFYYERWGDAPVHSVGVGLFEDKSKVWWFRDIGYHHSPYENSPNSDKCSTDHEPGYFAPPDVYDQNCLPNWIKYSMTPNQLNMY from the coding sequence ATGTTGCTAAATAAACGGTTTATCCGGCTCTCAGCCGGGATCGTAGCACTGGTTTTTATCTTGGGGCTCACGTTGCACGCAGCACGCGAGACGCAAACATTGAAAGGCGCATCTCAGATGTTCGATAGCTACCGTACCGATCTCCAAGGATACATCACGAAGACAGCCAGcaagtacaaaaaaatgACCGCCAAGGAGGTGAAGCAGGCCCTGACTTTCAAACATGGCGCGTTCCCTGAGGGAACTCCTAAGGAGACGATTGTGGAGGAGCAAATGAAGTTCCACAGAGAGGTGCTGAGcaagaagatcgacgagccAAAGGGCATGAAGCTGGTGCACAAGCAAGACGGTGACACTAACTATGAGCTGGCCAACGCCACTCTGTTGTCTCTTGTGAGAAACTCCGAACTGGACGGCATcgtctcgtcgatcagacAGCTGGAGGAGACCTGGAACTGGCGTTACAACTATCCGTTCACGTTcatcaacgacgaggagtttaCACCAGAGTTCAAAAAACGCGTGGAGGAGGTGTGTTCCGGCAAGGTGTACTACGAGATCATTCCAAAGTCCATCTGGGAGAAGCCAGCAAACATCGACCCTGTTCTATACAAGAACGGCATTGCCAAGCTGACTGAGAATAAAGTGAACTACGCCAGTCTGGAAAGCTACCACAACATGTGTCGGTTCAACTCCGGCTGGTTCTACAGACTGGAGGGCCTGAAGAAGTTCAAATACTACTGGAGAGTTGAGCCCAACGTGGACTTCTTCTGTAAAGTGGACTACGACGTGTTCAAGTTCATGAGAGATAATGAGCTGACATACGGCTTCACTGTGAGCTTGTACGATGAGCCTTTGACCATCGAGACCCTGTGGAAGACTACCGTCGACTTCTGTCTTGCCCATCCCGAGTATGTGCATCCGAACGGTGCGTTCAAGTGGCTGACAGAGAACCAGCAAAACCCTCAGAACACCAACGGAGCAGGCGGATACTCGACGTGCCACTTCTGGTCGAATTTCGAGATCGCAGATATGGACTTCTACAGAGGAGAGGCATACTCTAAGTGGTTCGACGCTCTTGAAGCCGCTGGTGGATTCTACTACGAGAGATGGGGAGACGCCCCCGTGCACTCTGTGGGAGTTGGACTATTTGAGGACAAGAGCAAGGTGTGGTGGTTCAGAGATATCGGCTACCACCACTCGCCGTACGAGAATTCGCCAAATAGCGATAAGTGCTCCACGGACCACGAGCCAGGATACTTTGCACCTCCCGACGTGTACGACCAGAACTGTCTGCCAAACTGGATTAAGTACTCGATGACCCCGAACCAGCTGAACATGTACTAA
- a CDS encoding putative membrane protein, giving the protein MRPHVRSYTLAFGLSLVGSLSLGVLALFSIFTQPLQSRLRYPQSTINSIIIAQTLGLNGFTPLCGLLADLKGPWILSLLALACYLLGFSSVLFIYQNEVLDPVPVYISFFLIGCAHTCLLFSCLLNCARSLGKYYTTLAIGTPNLMIAFSTFLEIHMLQNWFDESDPTKAFQQKLRFFMSTLCASSIFAFLGCKITDRTEKNEHEIEHFSSFNASPLLSGGSAVLGSHSPKAAIPTEDLEYVQLDDQMSASSVTYKHKITRFLKDPLMYPLNMAFFMAVGATEFFLTNLSSILSSLDQNTLDYNLQLYSITSTVIRFVIMVATDQVCAKYGISRLSILASLIVMCGLGHVYLSSWPIAGLHINVIVMLNAILNSGLYTLFPAVLAAVYGFEILGTTYGIFSCCSIIGNMLLNLVYGVDYTRNCVNSTDSNLVICSTYTFLLSGVVLTVLGSLIYCLKNRYLARAHENF; this is encoded by the coding sequence ATGAGACCTCATGTGCGCTCCTACACTCTGGCCTTTGGGCTCTCCTTGGTCGGCTCGTTGTCCTTGGGTGTGCTGGCACTTTTCTCTATATTCACGCAGCCTTTGCAGAGTCGGCTACGATACCCGCAATCGACCATCAACAGCATCATAATCGCCCAAACCTTGGGTCTGAATGGATTCACACCCCTTTGTGGGCTCCTCGCCGATCTCAAAGGGCCCTGGATCCTTAGTCTGTTGGCGCTCGCTTGCTATCTACTGGGATTCTCCTCCGTTCTCTTTATATACCAGAACGAGGTGCTTGATCCCGTCCCCGTGTACATCAGTTTCTTTCTAATTGGGTGTGCTCACACGTGTCTTCTGTTTAGCTGCTTGCTCAACTGTGCGCGTTCCCTCGGAAAATATTATACAACACTCGCTATCGGCACGCCAAACCTGATGATTGCCTTTTCCACATTCCTCGAGATCCACATGCTGCAAAACTGGTTTGACGAATCAGACCCGACTAAGGCattccagcagaaattACGGTTCTTTATGAGCACGCTTTGCGCAAGCAGCATTTTTGCATTTCTGGGTTGCAAGATTACCGACCGAACGGAAAAAAACGAGCACGAAATAGAGCatttcagcagcttcaaCGCGTCTCCCTTACTTTCAGGAGGCAGTGCGGTCTTAGGCTCCCACTCACCAAAGGCTGCCATTCCTACAGAAGACCTCGAATACGTGCAACTGGACGACCAGATGTCTGCCTCCAGTGTCACCTATAAGCACAAAATCACTCGTTTTCTCAAAGATCCGCTGATGTACCCTCTAAACATGGCATTTTTCATGGCCGTTGGTGCAACAGAGTTCTTTCTGACGAACCTCAGCTCAATCCTGTCGTCTCTGGACCAGAACACGCTAGACTACAATCTGCAGCTCTACTCCATCACCTCGACGGTAATTAGGTTCGTGATTATGGTGGCCACCGATCAGGTCTGCGCAAAATACGGCATCTCTCGTCTGAGCATTCTCGCAAGCTTGATAGTTATGTGCGGATTGGGCCATGTGTACCTGTCCAGCTGGCCCATCGCTGGACTGCACATCAACGTCATTGTGATGCTCAACGCCATTCTCAATTCAGGCCTCTACACGCTTTTCCCGGCAGTGCTGGCGGCAGTCTATGGGTTTGAGATTTTAGGGACAACGTATGGGATCTTTTCATGCTGCTCCATTATCGGGAACATGCTGCTCAACCTGGTCTACGGCGTGGACTATACGCGCAACTGTGTGAATTCCACTGACAGCAACCTTGTCATCTGCTCCACATACACCTTCCTGTTGAGCGGAGTAGTGCTAACTGTTCTGGGGTCGCTGATCTactgcttgaaaaatagATATCTTGCAAGGGCACACGAAAATTTCTAG
- a CDS encoding U3 small nucleolar RNA-associated protein 21, with product MTVADSMKRRRVEASGSSVAVRSSKIFAPFRVIGHVSNGTPFAVGTLGQSFYIATVVGRSFQIYDAATLHLLFVSSTQTETPIRSITAHFHYIFCSYGNKIGIFRRGKLEKELILPTADTIRKVIIFGNYLVACTGSSLSVFEKKDEKFPTEYYGELKVNALNGEIVDIVHPPTYINKVVVATTSHLLIFNVRTAKMVFVSEEFVDGITCIETAPALDILAVGNGVGSFAVYNLKKGKILRTVSTGSKSKITSLSFRTDGSPHVVCSMVNGDLFFYDLEKKTRVHVLRNAHKEVSGGVSKVQFLSGQPILVTTGADNSLKEYVFDPALSDNSAVVSPPRHLRSRGGHSAPPTCITFGDSKSHFIQSASQDRSFWTFSLRKDAQSQEMSQRQSAMKDGKRQAGISSTFKDKFPPITMIAQENAREGDWANIVTAHQDETFARTWDSRNKKVSKHVLDTIDGGIVKAVNITQCGNFALVGSSNGGIGVYNLQSGKLRKNYKLHKKAVTGIAVDGMNRKMVSCALDGLVGFYDFSQSKFLGKLQLDAPITQMVYHRGSDLVAFALDDLSIVVVDSATHKVVRQLFGHSNRITAMDFSPDGRWIVSASLDSTIRTWDLPTGGCIDGIMVPNTVTCLKMSPLGDFLATTHVNGVGISLWTNKAQFKPISTKHVEEEEFATMMLPNVSGEDGSSILEGAFAEDEEYSSGTYVSVDQLDKDLVTLSLHSRTKFNTIMHLDTIKRRNKPSEPPKKPDSVPFFLQQTSEQKPAEVESQLMKLDPSAASFESDFTRLLREGAESSYDKFIDYLVDMSPATLDLELRTLQTTEPFTELKRFVDAINYGLKQNKNYEILVAVVSVFLKIHGDVLYNVQGEVVQALDEWRSVASQIDSKMDDMVKYCSAVINFITTT from the coding sequence ATGACTGTTGCAGATTCGATGAAACGACGGAGAGTTGAGgcttctggatcttctgTTGCTGTGCGCAGCTCCAAGATTTTTGCACCTTTCAGAGTCATTGGTCACGTCTCCAACGGAACTCCTTTTGCTGTGGGAACATTAGGCCAGTCTTTTTACATCGCCACTGTCGTTGGCAGATCCTTCCAAATCTACGACGCAGCAACCCTGCAtctgctgtttgtgtcATCCACCCAGACAGAAACCCCTATTCGTTCCATTACAGCACATTTCCACTATATCTTTTGTTCGTATGGAAATAAAATCGGTATTTTCAGACGAGGCAaattggaaaaagagctcatTCTGCCAACTGCTGATACCATCAGAAAAGTGATAATCTTTGGCAATTATTTGGTTGCCTGTACGGGGTCCTCGCTTTCtgtgtttgagaagaaagaTGAAAAATTCCCTACCGAATACTATGGAGAGCTTAAAGTGAATGCTCTCAATGGCGAGATCGTGGATATTGTGCATCCTCCAACTTATATCAACAAAGTAGTTGTTGCCACAACCTCTCATCTGCTCATATTCAACGTTAGAACTGCGAAAATGGTGTTCGTGTCCGAAGAGTTTGTTGATGGAATCACTTGTATCGAAACGGCCCCAGCACTAGACATCCTGGCTGTTGGAAATGGTGTTGGCTCATTTGCTGTCTACAACTTGAAAAAGGGTAAAATCCTTAGAACCGTGTCCACAGGATCCAAGTCGAAAATAACATCGCTGTCGTTCAGAACTGATGGATCCCCCCACGTGGTATGCTCGATGGTAAACGGAGACTTGTTCTTCTacgatttggagaaaaagacgagAGTCCATGTTTTACGTAATGCTCACAAAGAGGTTTCCGGTGGTGTTTCAAAGGTGCAATTTCTAAGCGGACAGCCAATACTGGTCACTACTGGCGCCGACAACAGTCTGAAGGAATACGTTTTTGATCCCGCTCTTTCAGACAACTCGGCTGTTGTCTCTCCCCCGAGACACCTGAGATCTCGTGGAGGACACTCGGCTCCACCTACCTGCATCACATTTGGTGACTCGAAGTCGCATTTTATCCAATCTGCCTCCCAAGATCGCTCGTTCTGGACCTTCTCGCTACGTAAAGATGCCCAGTCGCAGGAAATGTCTCAAAGGCAATCCGCCATGAAGGATGGAAAGCGCCAGGCAGGTATCTCTTCAACGTTCAAGGACAAATTCCCGCCAATCACCATGATAGCTCAGGAGAACGCaagagaaggagattggGCCAATATTGTCACTGCACACCAAGATGAAACGTTTGCACGTACATGGGActcaagaaacaaaaagGTTAGTAAACACGTTCTGGACACAATCGATGGTGGCATTGTCAAGGCCGTGAACATTACTCAGTGCGGAAACTTTGCCCTTGTTGGGTCTAGCAATGGTGGCATTGGAGTGTATAACTTGCAAAGTGGAAAACTTCGCAAAAACTACAAGTTGCACAAAAAGGCTGTCACCGGTATTGCCGTTGACGGAATGAATAGGAAGATGGTTTCGTGTGCTCTCGACGGACTCGTTGGCTTTTACGATTTCAGTCAATCAAAGTTTTTAGGAAAATTGCAACTGGACGCTCCAATTACCCAAATGGTTTACCACAGAGGTTCTGACCTTGTTGCCTTTGCTTTGGATGATCTTTCCATCGTTGTCGTCGACTCGGCCACGCATAAAGTGGTCAGGCAGCTATTTGGGCACTCCAACAGAATCACTGCTATGGACTTCTCGCCTGATGGTCGCTGGATTGTGTCGGCATCCTTGGACTCTACTATTAGGACCTGGGATCTGCCTACAGGTGGCTGCATTGACGGTATAATGGTTCCTAACACTGTCACATGCTTGAAGATGTCTCCCTTGGGCGATTTCCTTGCAACCACGCATGTCAATGGAGTAGGTATATCTTTGTGGACCAACAAAGCGCAATTCAAGCCAATATCCACGAAGCACGtcgaagaggaggagttcGCAACCATGATGCTTCCAAATGTGAGCGGCGAGGACGGCTCTAGTATTCTGGAAGGTGCGtttgccgaggacgaggaatatAGCTCCGGAACGTACGTTTCCGTGGACCAGCTTGACAAAGACCTAGTGACTCTTTCGCTGCACTCGCGCACAAAGTTCAATACTATTATGCATTTGGACACGATCAAGAGGAGGAACAAGCCGTCGGAGCCTCCAAAAAAACCAGACTCTgttccatttttcttgcAACAGACAAGCGAGCAAAAGCCAGCGGAGGTGGAGTCCCAGTTGATGAAGCTAGACccttctgctgcttcgTTTGAGTCTGATTTTACGAGATTGCTTAGAGAGGGTGCTGAGTCTAGTTACGACAAGTTTATTGACTATCTCGTGGACATGAGTCCTGCCACgctggatctggaactcAGAACATTGCAGACAACAGAGCCGTTTACAGAACTCAAAAGATTTGTGGATGCGATCAACTATGGTCTCAAGCAGAACAAAAATTATGAAATCCTAGTGGCGGTGGTCTCTGTCTTTCTCAAGATCCATGGAGACGTGCTGTACAATGTTCAAGGCGAGGTTGTGCAAGCTCTCGACGAATGGCGTTCCGTGGCTTCTCAAATAGACAGCAAGATGGACGATATGGTAAAATACTGTTCTGCAGTGATCAACTTCATCACGACAACATAG